A single Prosthecobacter debontii DNA region contains:
- a CDS encoding ThuA domain-containing protein, with amino-acid sequence MLRRFALFSFLAAATLASGLTPDGKHKLVLIAGKPSHPPGMHEFRAGSLLLEKCLKEIPNLVVDRHDMGWVTDEATFADADAVVIYADGGKGHPAVQGTHLETLKGLMAKGVGFGVMHYGVEVVPELGGKEFLAWLGGHYENSYSCNPIWEPNFTSFPEHPITRGVKPFQIEDEWYFNMRFRPAFGEGIEAAKDGDTRFVPILVATPSDATRDGPYVYPKGPYPHIQAQKGEKESMMWCVERPDGGRGFGFTGGHFHKNWGNGEFRKTILNALLWVTKVEVPENGVASTVSEEDLTQNLDDKPAPKPKKTTMTTPKVFQREVVVTEK; translated from the coding sequence ATGTTGCGCCGTTTTGCCCTCTTCTCCTTTCTCGCTGCTGCGACCCTCGCCTCCGGACTGACGCCGGATGGTAAACACAAGCTGGTTTTGATCGCCGGTAAGCCCTCGCACCCTCCCGGCATGCATGAGTTTCGCGCCGGATCGCTGCTGCTGGAAAAGTGCCTCAAGGAGATCCCTAACCTCGTGGTGGACCGCCACGACATGGGCTGGGTGACGGATGAGGCCACCTTTGCGGATGCTGATGCCGTGGTCATCTATGCCGATGGTGGCAAAGGACACCCGGCGGTGCAGGGGACGCATCTGGAGACGCTAAAGGGGCTCATGGCCAAGGGAGTGGGCTTCGGCGTCATGCACTATGGCGTGGAAGTGGTGCCGGAGCTCGGGGGCAAAGAGTTCCTGGCGTGGCTGGGCGGTCACTATGAGAACTCCTACTCCTGCAATCCCATCTGGGAGCCCAACTTCACCTCTTTCCCCGAACATCCGATCACCCGTGGGGTGAAACCCTTCCAGATCGAGGACGAATGGTATTTTAACATGCGCTTCCGTCCGGCTTTTGGCGAGGGCATCGAGGCAGCCAAGGACGGAGACACCCGCTTCGTCCCCATCCTGGTCGCAACACCCTCCGACGCCACCCGTGATGGTCCCTATGTGTATCCCAAAGGACCTTACCCGCACATCCAGGCCCAGAAGGGGGAGAAGGAATCCATGATGTGGTGCGTGGAGCGTCCCGATGGCGGACGCGGCTTTGGTTTCACCGGCGGTCATTTCCACAAGAACTGGGGCAATGGCGAGTTTCGCAAAACAATCCTGAATGCCCTGCTGTGGGTGACTAAAGTCGAGGTCCCCGAAAACGGCGTGGCCTCCACCGTCAGCGAGGAGGATCTGACCCAGAACCTGGACGATAAACCCGCACCGAAGCCCAAGAAAACGACGATGACGACGCCGAAGGTGTTCCAGCGCGAGGTGGTGGTGACTGAAAAGTGA
- the lepA gene encoding translation elongation factor 4 has protein sequence MSIERTRNFSIIAHIDHGKTTLSDRLLEFTKTISQREQQAQLLDAMDLERERGITIKAHPVCMFYKAKDGLEYKLNLLDTPGHVDFSYEVSRSLAACEGALLLIDASQGVEAQTVANLNLAMQQDLHVIPVINKVDLPSADIDKCKRQLEDILQLPSDEAVPASAKMGIGIEDILEAIVAYMPPPKDPADGYVRASVFDSIFDPYRGVVSYVRVVSGTIVRGQKVRMMSTGLDYEIKDVGIFRPKMTACEKLEPGDVGYLIANVKSTADVKIGDTITESRRPSPEPLPGFKEIHPLVFSGIYPVSTDDFEALKLAVGKLQINDAAFTFMAESSAALGFGFRCGFLGLLHMEIVQERLRREFNMDVISTYPSVIYEVRKTDGTEMLVDNPTFLPSANEIDEIREPMVRVNIMIPNDYIGDMMQLVMDKRGQVNNTETLDDRRVLLHTVIPLNEILVDFNDKLKSITRGYGSMDYEHAGTQAAELVKMDILIAGDPVDAFSCIVHRSKAESRGRQLCQKLKEVIPQQLFVVAIQAAIGGKVIARESISALRKDVTAKCYGGDISRKRKLLEKQKEGKKKMKAIGKVNIPQEAFIEVLKTN, from the coding sequence ATGTCCATCGAACGCACCCGTAATTTCTCCATCATCGCTCACATTGACCACGGGAAGACCACGCTCTCCGACCGGCTGTTGGAGTTCACCAAGACCATCTCCCAGCGTGAGCAGCAGGCTCAGCTGCTGGATGCGATGGATCTGGAACGTGAGCGCGGCATCACGATCAAGGCGCACCCGGTGTGCATGTTTTACAAGGCCAAGGACGGCCTGGAATATAAACTGAACCTGCTGGATACCCCCGGGCACGTGGACTTCAGCTATGAGGTCAGCCGCTCCTTGGCTGCCTGTGAAGGCGCTCTGTTGCTGATCGATGCCTCGCAGGGCGTGGAAGCCCAGACGGTGGCGAATTTGAACTTGGCGATGCAGCAGGATCTGCACGTCATCCCGGTCATCAATAAGGTGGACCTGCCGAGCGCTGACATCGATAAGTGCAAACGTCAGCTCGAGGACATCCTCCAGCTCCCCTCGGATGAGGCTGTGCCTGCCAGCGCTAAGATGGGCATCGGCATCGAGGACATCCTGGAGGCCATCGTCGCCTACATGCCACCGCCGAAAGACCCGGCCGATGGTTATGTGCGCGCTTCCGTGTTCGATTCCATTTTCGATCCTTATCGCGGCGTCGTCAGCTACGTGCGTGTGGTCAGCGGCACCATTGTGCGGGGGCAGAAAGTTCGCATGATGTCCACCGGCCTGGATTATGAAATCAAGGACGTGGGCATCTTCCGCCCGAAGATGACCGCCTGTGAAAAGCTGGAGCCCGGTGACGTCGGTTATCTCATCGCGAACGTGAAGTCCACCGCCGATGTGAAGATCGGCGATACCATCACGGAAAGCCGACGCCCATCCCCTGAGCCGCTTCCAGGTTTCAAGGAGATCCATCCGCTCGTTTTCAGCGGCATTTATCCGGTCAGCACGGATGACTTTGAAGCGCTGAAACTCGCCGTCGGGAAGCTGCAGATCAATGACGCGGCCTTCACCTTCATGGCGGAGAGTTCCGCCGCTCTCGGTTTCGGTTTCCGCTGCGGTTTCCTCGGCTTGTTGCACATGGAGATCGTGCAGGAGCGTCTGCGTCGTGAGTTTAACATGGACGTCATCTCCACCTATCCATCCGTGATTTATGAGGTCCGCAAGACCGACGGCACGGAGATGCTGGTGGATAACCCCACCTTCCTGCCCTCCGCGAATGAGATCGATGAAATCCGTGAGCCGATGGTGAGGGTGAACATCATGATCCCGAACGACTACATCGGAGACATGATGCAGCTCGTCATGGATAAGCGCGGCCAGGTGAACAACACCGAGACGCTGGATGATCGCCGCGTGCTGCTGCACACCGTCATCCCGCTGAATGAGATCCTGGTGGACTTCAATGACAAGCTCAAGTCCATCACCCGGGGTTACGGCAGCATGGACTATGAACATGCCGGCACTCAAGCCGCCGAACTGGTGAAGATGGATATCCTCATCGCGGGTGATCCCGTGGATGCCTTCTCCTGCATCGTGCACCGCAGCAAGGCCGAGAGCCGTGGTCGCCAGCTCTGTCAGAAGCTCAAGGAAGTGATTCCTCAGCAGCTCTTCGTCGTCGCCATTCAGGCCGCCATCGGTGGCAAGGTGATTGCCCGCGAATCCATCAGCGCCCTGCGCAAAGACGTGACCGCCAAGTGCTACGGCGGTGACATCAGCCGTAAGCGCAAGCTCCTGGAGAAGCAGAAGGAAGGTAAGAAAAAGATGAAGGCCATCGGCAAGGTGAACATCCCGCAGGAAGCGTTCATCGAAGTGCTGAAGACGAACTGA
- a CDS encoding ATP-binding cassette domain-containing protein, whose protein sequence is MLELISVSHVFTGPGGKALTALDHVSFSVPAGHLLAVIGAAGSGKSTLLSLLAGHQEVGGGTIMYRGKDTSEAPLHANEIGYVPASDDVLSPVLTVRESVMSALMLRVADQTAEQRVDRASHLLVGVGLENVATHRVSSLTLPQKRRLKLAVALVSDPSLVICDEFTDGLDAKSQSEMTALLKFTATDHPSRVVIHATQMAANLAAYDTVVILHEGHVCFHGPSRAVTHYFSIQAIEELYPRLAKRPASRWGESWMRHRDSYYDAFKLGGAIKAKDDEEEGNPTGHITLPANAKAKAPEDDGKPAPESAEELPPPPALPSVAAQAKHLILRRWSTFRRTQKEWLIQVGLTALAPAVAALLILPNDHYLSAVTSGDTSPAVLWPAAYTCAMGWFLMVVLTMAFSVRTAAREIASEWPVYHRERTGGLRPLAYLLGKLGFVLPVVLLQILLSALTVEVVTGGLPGFALARLLLLMVTGIAFTSLCLATSALSPSAERSHSRCWMLAFTNLILAGAVLGFPRVLGGVLHPFITAYYGWSGGMETLKDTPLYEPLTLFVRTWFPSPALAISVLWVHFALGVFVTLRGLKKRL, encoded by the coding sequence ATGCTCGAACTCATCAGCGTCTCTCACGTATTCACCGGCCCAGGAGGCAAGGCGCTGACGGCCTTGGACCACGTGAGCTTCTCGGTCCCCGCTGGTCACTTGCTTGCCGTCATTGGGGCTGCCGGTTCGGGTAAAAGCACCCTGCTGAGCCTCTTGGCAGGGCATCAGGAAGTGGGCGGTGGCACCATCATGTATCGGGGCAAAGACACCTCCGAGGCACCGCTGCATGCCAATGAAATCGGCTACGTGCCCGCCTCCGATGACGTGCTCAGCCCAGTGCTGACGGTGCGGGAGAGCGTGATGAGCGCCCTGATGCTGCGTGTGGCGGATCAGACCGCCGAGCAGCGGGTGGATCGCGCCTCGCATCTCCTCGTCGGGGTGGGTTTGGAAAATGTGGCCACGCATCGTGTCAGCTCTCTGACTCTGCCGCAAAAGCGCCGCCTGAAACTCGCCGTCGCCTTGGTCAGCGATCCCTCCCTGGTCATCTGCGATGAATTCACGGACGGACTCGACGCCAAGTCCCAGAGCGAGATGACGGCGCTCCTGAAATTCACCGCCACGGATCATCCCTCCCGTGTGGTCATCCACGCCACACAGATGGCCGCCAACCTCGCTGCCTACGACACGGTGGTGATTCTGCATGAAGGGCACGTCTGTTTCCACGGCCCCTCCCGCGCCGTCACCCACTACTTCAGCATCCAAGCTATCGAGGAGCTGTATCCCCGCCTGGCCAAGCGACCCGCTTCCCGCTGGGGAGAATCCTGGATGCGTCATCGCGACTCCTATTACGATGCCTTCAAGCTCGGCGGAGCCATCAAAGCCAAGGATGATGAAGAAGAGGGCAACCCGACCGGACACATCACCTTACCCGCCAACGCCAAAGCCAAAGCCCCCGAGGATGACGGCAAACCCGCGCCTGAATCCGCAGAGGAGTTGCCCCCCCCACCAGCCTTGCCCTCCGTCGCCGCGCAGGCGAAGCATCTCATTCTCCGCCGCTGGTCCACCTTTCGCCGCACCCAGAAGGAGTGGCTCATCCAGGTGGGCCTCACGGCCTTGGCTCCAGCCGTGGCCGCTCTGCTCATCCTGCCGAACGATCATTACCTCAGCGCGGTCACTTCTGGCGATACCAGCCCGGCCGTGCTCTGGCCCGCAGCTTATACTTGCGCCATGGGTTGGTTTCTCATGGTGGTTCTAACCATGGCCTTCAGCGTGCGTACCGCCGCACGTGAGATCGCTTCCGAGTGGCCCGTGTATCATCGTGAGCGCACCGGCGGCCTGCGCCCTCTGGCCTACCTGCTGGGGAAGCTGGGCTTCGTCCTCCCGGTGGTGCTCTTGCAGATCTTGCTGTCCGCTCTCACGGTGGAAGTCGTCACCGGCGGCTTACCCGGCTTCGCCTTGGCGCGTCTGCTGCTGCTCATGGTCACCGGCATCGCCTTCACCAGCCTGTGCCTCGCCACCTCCGCCCTCAGCCCGAGTGCGGAGCGCTCCCACAGCCGCTGCTGGATGCTGGCCTTCACCAATCTCATCCTGGCCGGGGCCGTGTTAGGCTTCCCCCGCGTCTTGGGTGGGGTTTTGCATCCCTTCATCACCGCCTACTATGGCTGGTCCGGCGGTATGGAGACACTGAAAGACACGCCCCTGTATGAGCCGCTGACCCTCTTCGTGCGCACCTGGTTCCCCAGCCCCGCTCTCGCCATCAGCGTGCTCTGGGTGCACTTTGCGTTAGGCGTCTTTGTGACCTTGCGGGGACTCAAGAAGAGGCTGTGA
- a CDS encoding Tm-1-like ATP-binding domain-containing protein, which produces MATIAVLGTLDTKGLEHAYVAELIRQRGHQTLLIDTGTGQPAAVRPDITREEVAAAGAVDLAGILERQDRGEAVTAMAGASAQLLSSLVTEGRIQGVISLGGGGGTAISTTAMRALPIGFPKVMVSTLAAGHVAPYVGTKDIVMIPSIVDVSGINRLSRTLLARAAGAICGMVEMEIPPAEDKPLIAASMFGNTTECVNAAKAQLEAAGYEVLVFAATGTGGRIMESLIESGLITGVLDITTTEWADELVGGVLNAGPHRLEAAGKTGTPAIVTPGCLDMVNFGERASVPEKYQDRLFYQHNPQVTLMRTTPEECAELGRILAEKVNAYTAPVTVLLPLKAISVISAPGKPFHDPAADAALFTALKTNLRADIPVIEMDCEINAPAFAKACVDILLKTIAH; this is translated from the coding sequence ATGGCCACCATCGCAGTTCTCGGCACTCTGGACACCAAAGGATTGGAACACGCTTACGTTGCGGAATTGATCCGGCAGCGGGGTCATCAGACCTTGCTCATTGATACCGGCACCGGCCAGCCTGCGGCGGTGCGCCCCGACATCACGCGCGAGGAAGTGGCGGCGGCGGGAGCCGTGGACTTGGCAGGCATCCTGGAGCGCCAGGACCGGGGTGAGGCAGTCACCGCCATGGCGGGTGCGTCCGCGCAGTTGCTGAGCAGCCTGGTCACGGAAGGCCGCATCCAGGGCGTCATCTCCCTGGGCGGCGGGGGCGGCACCGCCATCAGCACCACCGCCATGAGAGCTCTGCCCATTGGGTTTCCCAAGGTCATGGTCTCCACCCTGGCCGCTGGCCATGTGGCCCCCTATGTCGGCACCAAGGACATCGTCATGATCCCCAGCATCGTGGATGTCTCCGGCATCAACCGCCTTTCCCGCACCCTGCTTGCCCGCGCTGCTGGAGCCATCTGTGGCATGGTGGAGATGGAGATCCCCCCTGCCGAGGATAAGCCCCTCATCGCCGCCTCCATGTTTGGCAACACCACCGAGTGCGTGAATGCCGCGAAAGCCCAGCTCGAAGCGGCTGGCTATGAAGTGCTCGTTTTCGCCGCCACCGGCACCGGCGGGCGCATCATGGAGAGCCTGATCGAAAGCGGCCTCATCACCGGCGTGCTGGACATCACCACCACCGAGTGGGCGGATGAACTCGTGGGCGGCGTGCTCAATGCAGGACCGCATCGTCTGGAAGCCGCCGGGAAAACCGGCACCCCTGCCATCGTCACCCCCGGCTGCCTGGACATGGTGAACTTCGGCGAGCGCGCCAGCGTGCCGGAGAAATACCAGGATCGTCTCTTCTATCAGCACAATCCCCAGGTCACCCTCATGCGTACCACGCCCGAGGAGTGCGCCGAGCTGGGCCGCATCCTGGCGGAGAAAGTGAATGCCTACACCGCCCCGGTGACCGTGCTGCTGCCGTTGAAAGCCATCAGCGTCATCAGTGCGCCTGGCAAACCCTTCCACGATCCGGCCGCCGACGCCGCCCTCTTCACCGCGCTCAAAACGAACCTGCGCGCCGACATCCCCGTCATCGAGATGGACTGCGAGATCAACGCACCCGCCTTTGCAAAGGCGTGTGTAGATATATTGTTAAAGACAATAGCACATTAA
- a CDS encoding Ig domain-containing protein, which yields MNLRFLLGVIALGSTLFFTRITAASEAVPEPFFNAAVFETVTFQVGAWVETEPQEQEEGRVVTFQARGLPKGLSCDATTGVIRGVPLRPGKSKVTITGTDQDRHKTITRVILNVEGFPAEWVDEHHGLIDTDAGGLKIRGFVRLIVAAHGSFSGKLILGFQEFPLKGSLVKREAEGPFKAEIVLQPDLTLSMETSMDGLTCILERDESSDEPWQSVFGALRRTYDKKHPATWAKGVYNVYSAPPGQSFPHDDHPLGDSIYSLTVSADGRALLKGVLADGSAVTWSGVLLGEEPTRVLFPIYLPLYKVKKVPSGLLMGDLSVYTETAEGAPKSPPETGVKDYLGGHLIWEKAAAVSDRERLYPEGFSMELTTEGLPYQRPRSGSLLLNAPVGNFNAVLSFYTEGVADFGQWFTITRTNGIKMPTPDAESSVSKISLSVNARTGFFSGSCAVKEGRRTCKFRGIIIQPSSGRGKGQGHFLLPDLPEVGVSTPPLILSGAMAWMALASGGPGGGSPDDWQPPYDPNPIVNPP from the coding sequence ATGAACCTTCGGTTTCTTTTGGGCGTGATCGCTCTCGGGTCAACGCTCTTTTTCACACGGATTACAGCCGCATCGGAGGCTGTCCCGGAGCCATTTTTTAATGCCGCTGTTTTTGAAACGGTGACTTTCCAGGTGGGAGCTTGGGTGGAGACCGAGCCTCAGGAGCAAGAGGAAGGTCGAGTGGTCACCTTCCAGGCACGAGGCCTGCCGAAGGGCTTGAGCTGTGATGCAACCACGGGCGTGATCAGGGGTGTGCCGCTGAGACCGGGGAAGTCCAAGGTCACGATCACAGGGACCGACCAGGACCGACATAAAACCATCACTCGGGTGATTCTGAATGTGGAAGGATTCCCCGCCGAGTGGGTGGATGAACATCACGGATTGATCGACACCGATGCCGGTGGATTGAAGATCCGGGGCTTCGTGAGGTTGATTGTGGCAGCACATGGATCCTTCTCTGGAAAGCTGATCTTGGGCTTTCAGGAGTTCCCACTGAAAGGGAGCTTGGTGAAAAGGGAGGCCGAGGGGCCTTTTAAGGCGGAGATCGTGCTCCAGCCGGACCTGACGCTCTCCATGGAAACCTCGATGGATGGATTGACCTGCATCTTGGAAAGAGATGAATCGTCCGACGAACCCTGGCAGAGTGTTTTTGGGGCGCTGCGGCGCACTTACGACAAAAAGCATCCCGCCACTTGGGCAAAGGGGGTGTACAATGTCTATAGCGCGCCTCCAGGCCAAAGCTTCCCCCATGACGATCATCCATTGGGAGATAGCATTTACTCGCTGACCGTCAGCGCAGATGGCAGAGCCTTGCTGAAGGGAGTGTTGGCCGATGGGAGTGCCGTGACTTGGAGTGGTGTCTTGCTGGGCGAGGAGCCGACGAGGGTGCTGTTCCCCATCTATCTGCCCCTCTACAAGGTGAAGAAGGTGCCCTCAGGACTGTTAATGGGCGATTTAAGCGTTTACACCGAAACGGCCGAGGGGGCCCCAAAATCTCCTCCTGAGACAGGGGTGAAGGACTATTTGGGCGGCCATTTGATTTGGGAAAAAGCAGCGGCGGTGTCTGACCGAGAGCGTCTTTATCCTGAGGGATTCTCGATGGAGTTGACCACGGAGGGGCTCCCTTATCAGCGCCCCCGTTCCGGTTCTCTGTTGTTGAATGCCCCAGTGGGGAATTTCAATGCAGTCTTGTCATTTTACACGGAGGGCGTGGCCGACTTTGGGCAATGGTTCACGATCACGCGCACGAATGGCATCAAGATGCCAACTCCAGACGCAGAAAGTTCTGTTTCCAAAATCAGCTTGAGCGTCAATGCACGCACAGGCTTTTTCAGTGGCAGTTGCGCCGTCAAGGAAGGGCGTCGCACCTGCAAGTTCAGAGGCATCATCATCCAGCCGAGTTCCGGGCGGGGTAAGGGGCAAGGTCATTTCCTCCTGCCGGACTTGCCGGAGGTCGGGGTATCAACACCGCCTCTCATCCTCAGTGGAGCCATGGCTTGGATGGCTCTGGCGTCTGGAGGCCCGGGTGGTGGCAGCCCTGATGACTGGCAACCCCCATATGATCCGAATCCGATCGTGAATCCCCCGTGA